A region from the Ptychodera flava strain L36383 chromosome 12, AS_Pfla_20210202, whole genome shotgun sequence genome encodes:
- the LOC139146172 gene encoding proton-coupled folate transporter-like produces the protein MFSYSSLTAIRVEYVKQAVGKLHNYSPHTSGSVCDVNKSDPNYILGEKVQSEASYWLLYFEVVSAVLTLFSGMLLGSYSERGGGRKTVLLVSVVGLALHVFCVLLVLILSLPIGYLFIAEIIRGVTGNTFTVMAMSFAFIADISSEKNRTIRMIILEAMLFVGGGVAQGATGGWIQSAGFIPPMWLIYGAFIASLFYVLVWLEETVRKQEISEWSISETCLDIVQLFSKASRETSIQLVIYNVCLFALFLIIGSNMSLTTLYMLDAPFCFTPVYVGYYLAIMFSANAVGK, from the coding sequence ATGTTTTCTTACTCAAGTCTGACGGCTATACGGGTTGAATACGTCAAGCAGGCCGTTGGAAAACTTCACAACTATTCACCGCACACGTCTGGCTCCGTCTGCGACGTTAACAAGTCTGATCCGAACTACATACTGGGCGAAAAGGTACAATCAGAGGCGTCCTATTGGTTGCTCTATTTTGAGGTAGTTTCTGCCGTATTGACCTTATTCTCAGGTATGTTGCTAGGCTCCTACAGTGAAAGGGGAGGAGGCCGAAAGACTGTATTGTTGGTATCAGTTGTTGGACTTGCTCTGCACGTCTTTTGCGTTCTGCTGGTGCTTATTTTGAGTTTACCGATAGGATATCTTTTCATCGCTGAGATCATCCGGGGTGTTACAGGGAATACCTTCACGGTCATGGCTATGTCGTTTGCCTTCATAGCCGACATTTCGTCGGAGAAAAACCGCACCATTCGTATGATAATCCTGGAGGCGATGCTGTTCGTCGGAGGGGGCGTTGCTCAGGGGGCTACAGGTGGTTGGATTCAGTCGGCTGGGTTTATTCCCCCTATGTGGCTCATCTATGGAGCATTCATTGCCTCATTATTTTACGTCCTAGTGTGGCTCGAAGAAACGGTTCGAAAGCAAGAAATCTCTGAATGGAGTATCTCTGAAACGTGCCTAGATATTGTTCAGCTTTTCTCAAAGGCGTCACGAGAGACAAGTATCCAGTTAGTTATTTACAATGTGTGTCTATTCGCCTTATTCTTGATAATCGGTTCCAATATGAGTTTGACAACATTGTACATGTTGGACGCCCCTTTCTGTTTTACACCTGTGTATGTAGGATATTACTTGGCCATCATGTTCTCGGCAAATGCAGTGGGTAAGTAG
- the LOC139146104 gene encoding uncharacterized protein: MNRRVAWILGPLTLFTVSELFFLYHRLMSLDLPGNNKSGRKMSDAVHVREDTSDFVDKIGVTYQIADASEQETTMVQISPNPAMGKYLDRINSPGFESTLMATPDDKHSATTDESTSDSLKAMGSTRRYLFPVQFWEGGPNWNYLSFRRLVAYAITHNRTIVMIPFHNHFIEGWAMGWRSFEETLDVDKLRKIVPLVTPQTYKEDCGNAVEFLVQFPLSRMKKSFRRFHRSQYERTRTDFEDLWGIELPDTSHISRTLAETALQVKKADDVRCLAIHGPLKIDDLMIANEPDVLKVVDRVFLRAEYIRRMGNRVKSKMCGGKPYIAIHWRNRTGEACEFNLVLNGAERCAGDLLTLSNASQSIAEAVGVLAKDLGIDCVYIAAPPRRQAFVDSLRNTVPNVATAFDITAMTDKKLRRLRKDNYKLSLVEQEVCAGAELFLSCGRSNWSDFVRIGRELVGRKVLYLRDLLGVPKEIYQLI, translated from the exons ATGAATCGGCGCGTTGCCTGGATACTGGGCCCTCTCACTTTGTTTACGGTTTCAGAGCTCTTCTTTCTTTATCATCGTTTAATGTCTCTTGACTTACCCGGAAACAACAAAAGTGGACGCAAAATGTCAGACGCTGTTCACGTCAGAGAAGACACAAGTGATTTTGTGGACAAGATAGGTGTTACTTATCAAATCGCAGATGCAAGCGAACAGGAGACAACGATGGTCCAAATATCACCAAATCCGGCAATGGGCAAATATCTGGACCGAATAAATTCTCCAGGGTTTGAG AGCACGTTGATGGCAACACCTGACGACAAGCACAGCGCCACCACCGACGAATCTACCTCGGACTCGCTGAAAGCGATGGGATCAACACGTCGATATCTCTTTCCCGTTCAATTCTGGGAGGGAGGACCAAACTGGAACTATCTGAGTTTCCGCAGGCTAGTAGCCTACGCCATCACACACAACAGGACCATCGTGATGATCCCGtttcacaatcatttcattGAGGGATGGGCCATGGGCTGGAGGTCCTTTGAAGAAACTCTAGACGTTGACAAATTAAGGAAAATCGTACCCTTGGTTACCCCACAGACATACAAAGAAGACTGCGGAAACGCGGTGGAATTTCTCGTACAGTTTCCTCTCTCTAGGATGAAGAAAAGCTTTAGAAGATTCCACAGAAGTCAGTATGAGAGGACCAGAACGGATTTCGAAGATTTATGGGGAATCGAACTGCCAGACACAAGTCACATCAGCAGGACTTTGGCAGAAACTGCCTTGCAAGTGAAGAAAGCAGACGACGTCCGTTGCCTTGCAATCCACGGACCTCTGAAAATCGATGATCTCATGATAGCCAACGAACCTGACGTTCTGAAAGTTGTAGACCGAGTTTTCTTACGGGCGGAATACATCAGAAGAATGGGTAATCGTGTTAAATCGAAAATGTGTGGAGGAAAGCCTTATATTGCAATTCATTGGCGGAACAGAACAGGCGAAGC ATGTGAATTCAATTTAGTGTTGAATGGTGCCGAGAGGTGTGCAGGTGATCTGTTGACCTTGTCCAATGCAAGCCAAAGTATAGCGGAGGCTGTCGGTGTGCTCGCGAAGGACTTGGGAATCGACTGTGTCTACATTGCAGCTCCTCCACGCCGCCAA GCATTTGTCGACAGTTTGAGAAATACCGTACCCAACGTTGCCACTGCCTTTGACATCACGGCTATGACAGATAAGAAACTGCGTCGTTTGAGGAAAGACAACTACAAACTCTCACTTGTTGAGCAGGAAGTTTGTGCTG GTGCAGAGCTCTTCCTCAGCTGTGGTCGATCAAACTGGTCAGACTTTGTCCGAATCGGTCGAGAATTAGTCGGTCGAAAAGTGTTGTATCTTAGAGATTTACTCGGTGTACCGAAAGAAATATATCAGCTTATCTGA